The following are from one region of the Gloeomargarita lithophora Alchichica-D10 genome:
- a CDS encoding type IV pilin-like G/H family protein, translating to MKIWAAWGIIGSMVIAGVVQAQTTAWQPLSAITRAQKTYHQRNGRFTAAFSPLERISGARLAGGYNYAIRTTVRGAFVYAIPTAASRRPMVSAIFIDQAATGPTNMTMVVCEARTPGRFRPADPIFRPGADPTTRKGQIACGEGTVIVDGPLDL from the coding sequence ATGAAAATTTGGGCGGCGTGGGGAATCATCGGCAGTATGGTCATAGCGGGTGTAGTGCAGGCGCAAACGACGGCTTGGCAACCCTTGAGTGCTATCACCCGGGCGCAGAAGACCTATCACCAACGCAATGGCCGGTTTACGGCGGCGTTTTCACCCCTAGAGCGAATATCTGGGGCGCGTCTGGCCGGTGGGTACAATTATGCGATTCGGACAACGGTGCGGGGGGCTTTTGTTTATGCCATCCCCACCGCCGCCTCTCGTCGGCCGATGGTGAGTGCGATTTTTATTGACCAGGCGGCCACCGGCCCGACGAACATGACGATGGTGGTTTGTGAAGCCCGTACCCCAGGCCGGTTTCGTCCGGCAGACCCGATATTTCGCCCCGGAGCCGACCCCACCACCCGCAAGGGGCAGATTGCCTGTGGGGAGGGCACGGTGATTGTGGATGGGCCGTTGGATTTGTAG
- a CDS encoding 4a-hydroxytetrahydrobiopterin dehydratase: protein MAQLLTPEEINTQAAGLTGWVVAGNSLKWEHRFVDFLAAMKFVNSLVEPAEQRGHHPDIFISYNRVVVTLTTHDAGGLTQKDFDLAQQVNQLHSK from the coding sequence ATGGCGCAATTGCTCACCCCAGAAGAAATTAACACCCAAGCCGCTGGTTTAACGGGCTGGGTGGTGGCAGGCAATTCTCTCAAGTGGGAACATCGGTTTGTGGATTTCTTGGCGGCGATGAAATTCGTCAATTCCCTGGTGGAACCGGCAGAACAGAGGGGGCATCACCCGGACATTTTCATCTCCTACAACCGGGTGGTGGTCACCCTCACCACCCATGATGCCGGTGGTTTAACCCAAAAGGATTTTGATTTGGCTCAACAGGTGAACCAATTGCACTCAAAATAG
- a CDS encoding iron uptake porin: MSKKFMFKLLATGSLAMGVSLAMAGEAQAQITTQNSRESINQVREYIRELKEDNELGQVTSVSEFVDVKPTDWAFLALQSLVERYGCIVGLPTNPPTYQGRRATTRYEFAAGLNACLDRINELIAASVENLVTKEDLKLLQRLQEEFAAELALLRGRVDTLEARTATLEAQQFSTTTKLSGQVILAAQGAFGGNQAVPKGVPQGAFGNIQDATTFGYRVNLNFNTSFTGKDLLLTTIQMDDVTLGAGAAGVTGTNNSALGYSFLNRAGGGVAGLWYLSYTFPVLADKGSIYITGYGGGVNDYVDTLSPLNDDGQGALSGFGLRNPLYNQNLALGVGAGFNYNFLDDKLNFAIGYLANGNAGGGAFGTVGTVNPAGTEGLFGSSFNAFVQLTGYPTDNLGLSVLYIRSGSDPDSGLAINYGGGVGTAAVDAVNVGTSQADNVGFQFKWQPLKNFILGGWFGATWFAGVSAANAGTSGTALNYALVFAFPDVGTKGSQAQIVVGAPPYLTNSTGLVANGLTAAAADDVPILVEGSYRFKFTEYLSITPGIIAIFSPEGNSANSTVLVGVIRSTFSF, from the coding sequence ATGTCCAAAAAATTCATGTTCAAGTTGTTGGCCACCGGTTCCCTGGCGATGGGGGTTTCTCTAGCGATGGCTGGGGAAGCACAAGCCCAAATCACCACCCAAAATTCCCGGGAGTCCATCAATCAAGTCCGGGAATACATTCGGGAATTGAAAGAAGATAACGAACTGGGTCAGGTTACTTCCGTTTCCGAATTTGTAGATGTGAAACCGACGGACTGGGCGTTTTTGGCACTGCAGTCTTTGGTAGAACGCTACGGCTGTATCGTCGGTCTGCCCACGAATCCGCCTACTTACCAAGGGCGTAGAGCCACCACCCGCTATGAATTTGCCGCCGGTTTGAATGCTTGTTTGGATCGGATCAATGAATTGATTGCCGCCTCGGTGGAAAACCTGGTCACGAAAGAAGACCTGAAGTTGCTCCAACGCCTGCAAGAGGAATTTGCGGCGGAATTAGCACTCCTGCGGGGACGGGTGGACACCCTGGAAGCCCGGACTGCCACCTTGGAAGCGCAACAATTTTCCACCACGACCAAGCTGAGCGGTCAGGTGATTTTGGCGGCGCAGGGGGCATTTGGGGGCAATCAGGCGGTGCCCAAGGGGGTTCCCCAGGGTGCGTTTGGCAATATCCAAGATGCCACCACGTTTGGTTACCGGGTGAATCTGAATTTCAACACCAGCTTCACGGGTAAAGACCTGTTGCTGACCACAATTCAGATGGATGACGTGACTCTCGGTGCGGGTGCCGCCGGGGTGACGGGGACAAATAATTCGGCACTGGGCTATAGCTTCCTTAACCGGGCTGGTGGTGGGGTAGCTGGTCTGTGGTATTTGAGTTATACCTTTCCGGTGTTGGCGGACAAGGGGTCAATTTACATCACTGGCTACGGCGGTGGGGTGAATGACTACGTGGATACCCTCAGCCCCTTGAATGATGATGGTCAGGGTGCGCTGTCTGGTTTTGGTCTGCGTAACCCTCTGTATAACCAAAACTTGGCTTTGGGGGTGGGTGCAGGCTTTAACTACAACTTCCTGGATGACAAATTGAACTTTGCCATCGGTTATTTGGCCAATGGTAATGCGGGGGGTGGAGCGTTTGGTACCGTGGGAACTGTAAATCCTGCCGGGACGGAAGGGTTGTTTGGTTCTTCTTTCAACGCTTTTGTGCAATTAACGGGCTATCCCACGGATAACCTGGGCTTGAGCGTGTTGTATATTCGCAGTGGCAGTGACCCAGATTCCGGTTTGGCAATCAACTATGGTGGGGGTGTTGGTACCGCTGCCGTAGATGCCGTGAATGTAGGTACTTCTCAGGCGGACAATGTGGGCTTCCAATTCAAGTGGCAACCCCTGAAGAACTTCATTTTGGGCGGCTGGTTTGGGGCGACCTGGTTTGCTGGCGTGAGTGCGGCTAACGCCGGTACTTCAGGTACGGCGTTGAACTACGCCCTGGTGTTTGCCTTCCCAGATGTAGGCACCAAGGGGAGTCAAGCGCAGATCGTGGTGGGTGCGCCCCCCTACCTGACAAATAGTACTGGATTGGTAGCAAATGGCTTGACGGCGGCGGCGGCGGATGATGTCCCTATCTTGGTGGAAGGTTCCTACCGCTTCAAGTTCACTGAATACCTTTCTATTACTCCGGGTATTATTGCCATCTTCAGTCCTGAAGGGAATAGTGCCAACAGTACCGTGCTGGTGGGTGTGATTCGTTCCACCTTCAGCTTCTAA
- a CDS encoding Uma2 family endonuclease — protein sequence MTTSLTQTPLNTWQKADWSEFVQIADDPKNSKLKGYYYQGHLRLEPMSTGSDHSQDHALILFMLTFWVGQRQILATVKDACSYRQPGRNELQPDISVYVGDQANSIPWGTRVVDLDSYPLPDLVIEISDTSLADDLGAKRLQYEDLGIAEYWIVAVETQHIFGFSISPDGTSRRIRTSQVLPGLALNLLEQALQRSRTANQAAVTAWFMGQIQAQ from the coding sequence ATGACGACCAGCCTCACCCAAACTCCCTTAAACACTTGGCAAAAAGCCGATTGGAGCGAGTTTGTACAAATTGCCGATGACCCCAAAAATAGCAAACTCAAGGGTTATTATTACCAAGGACATTTACGCCTAGAACCCATGTCCACCGGCTCTGACCATTCTCAAGACCATGCGCTGATTTTATTTATGCTCACCTTTTGGGTAGGGCAGAGACAAATATTAGCTACGGTCAAAGATGCCTGTTCCTATCGGCAACCGGGGCGCAATGAACTCCAACCGGATATTTCGGTTTATGTGGGTGACCAGGCTAATAGTATCCCCTGGGGGACGCGGGTGGTGGATTTGGATAGCTATCCCCTGCCGGATTTGGTGATTGAAATTAGCGATACGTCCCTGGCGGATGATTTGGGAGCCAAACGCTTACAGTATGAGGATTTGGGCATTGCTGAGTATTGGATTGTGGCGGTGGAAACCCAGCACATTTTTGGTTTTTCCATTAGCCCGGATGGCACCAGTCGCCGTATTCGCACTTCTCAGGTTTTACCCGGATTGGCATTAAATTTACTGGAACAGGCTTTGCAACGGAGTCGCACGGCAAATCAAGCCGCCGTCACTGCCTGGTTTATGGGTCAAATTCAAGCGCAATAA
- a CDS encoding Uma2 family endonuclease, with translation MTTSAIQTPLNTWQKADWDAFERIADDPKNSKIKGYYYQGHLRLEPMSTGSDHAKDHMTISILVGLFAALRGMAMNGHDACSYRQRGRNELQPDISVYVGDQANGIPWGTRVVDLDTYPLPDLVIEISDTSLADDLGAKRLQYEDLGIAEYWIVAVENQQIFGFSISPDRTSRRIRTSQVLPGLALNLLEQALQRSRTENQAAVTAWFMEQVKT, from the coding sequence ATGACCACCAGTGCGATACAAACCCCCTTAAACACTTGGCAAAAAGCTGATTGGGATGCGTTTGAGCGTATTGCCGATGACCCTAAAAATAGCAAAATCAAGGGTTATTATTACCAAGGACATTTACGCCTAGAACCCATGTCCACCGGCTCTGACCATGCTAAAGACCACATGACCATCAGCATTTTAGTCGGTTTGTTTGCCGCCCTGCGGGGTATGGCAATGAATGGCCATGATGCCTGTTCCTATCGGCAACGGGGGCGCAATGAACTCCAACCGGATATTTCGGTTTATGTGGGTGACCAGGCTAATGGGATTCCCTGGGGGACGCGGGTGGTGGATTTGGATACCTATCCCCTGCCGGATTTGGTCATTGAAATTAGCGATACGTCCCTGGCGGATGATTTGGGAGCCAAACGCTTGCAATACGAGGATTTGGGCATTGCTGAGTATTGGATTGTGGCGGTGGAAAACCAGCAAATTTTTGGTTTTTCGATTAGCCCGGATCGCACCAGTCGCCGTATTCGCACTTCGCAAGTTTTACCCGGACTCGCATTAAATTTACTCGAACAGGCTTTGCAACGGAGTCGCACGGAAAATCAAGCCGCCGTTACCGCTTGGTTTATGGAACAGGTGAAAACCTGA
- a CDS encoding DUF3067 family protein, with protein MKTAQDLRQLLQSKWGYAYDVQLRQLRNRLYFQVMWRYLEQVSFPLNEEEYLAHLHEVLLYLHEWQVVEQVWHWLEQTRERPRLGRAVSLPLSLGQRAGEWLGEPG; from the coding sequence ATGAAAACGGCGCAGGACTTGCGGCAGTTATTGCAAAGCAAGTGGGGCTATGCCTACGATGTACAACTGCGGCAACTCCGCAATCGCTTGTATTTTCAGGTGATGTGGCGGTATCTGGAGCAGGTGTCTTTCCCCTTGAATGAGGAGGAATATCTGGCGCATTTGCACGAGGTGTTGCTGTACCTGCACGAATGGCAGGTGGTGGAGCAGGTGTGGCATTGGCTGGAGCAAACCCGCGAACGGCCTCGGTTGGGACGGGCGGTGAGTTTACCGCTGAGTTTGGGGCAACGGGCGGGGGAATGGTTGGGGGAACCGGGGTAA
- a CDS encoding 3'(2'),5'-bisphosphate nucleotidase CysQ, with protein sequence MVRELAVLESALRQAGAAVCQVVETGLKTTYKTGDDPLTEADLAANRVLQAALLGAFPTDGWLSEETQDQPQRLGQQRVWVVDPIDGTRELVQGIPEYALSVALVVDGQPCLGGVYNPAQEELFLGQIGAGVTCNGLPVGAGHPLGAMPVVLASRSEVRRGTWQRFEGQMTIRVVGSIAYKLAQVAAGRADATFSLSPKHEWDVAGGVALVLAAGGVVITAAGQALEFNQMPPLLPSILATTPAAEAIMRQIIGTALG encoded by the coding sequence ATGGTTAGGGAACTGGCGGTTTTAGAAAGTGCCCTCCGGCAGGCGGGGGCGGCGGTATGTCAGGTGGTGGAAACGGGGCTAAAAACCACCTATAAAACCGGGGATGACCCGTTGACTGAGGCGGATTTAGCGGCCAATCGGGTACTGCAAGCGGCGTTGCTGGGGGCGTTTCCCACCGATGGCTGGCTCTCGGAGGAAACTCAAGATCAGCCGCAACGGTTGGGGCAGCAGCGGGTGTGGGTGGTGGACCCGATTGATGGCACCCGGGAGTTGGTGCAGGGGATTCCCGAATATGCGCTCTCGGTGGCCTTGGTGGTGGATGGTCAGCCCTGCTTGGGTGGGGTGTACAACCCGGCGCAGGAGGAGCTATTTCTGGGACAGATCGGGGCGGGGGTGACCTGTAACGGCCTGCCGGTGGGGGCGGGGCATCCTTTGGGGGCAATGCCGGTGGTGTTGGCGAGTCGCTCCGAGGTGCGCCGGGGGACGTGGCAGCGGTTTGAGGGGCAGATGACCATCCGGGTGGTGGGTTCGATTGCCTACAAGTTGGCTCAGGTGGCGGCGGGGCGGGCGGATGCCACCTTTAGCCTAAGCCCGAAGCATGAATGGGATGTGGCAGGGGGCGTGGCCTTGGTTTTGGCGGCGGGGGGGGTAGTGATTACGGCGGCGGGGCAAGCATTGGAATTTAATCAAATGCCCCCCTTATTGCCCAGCATTCTGGCGACCACTCCGGCGGCAGAGGCGATCATGCGGCAGATCATCGGCACCGCATTAGGATAG
- the cax gene encoding calcium/proton exchanger gives MSLKTKIFLGLLLFVPIAFWVETLPVSPLVVFAISGLAIVPLAAWIANSTEEIAVVTGPTIGGLLNATFGNATELIIAIVALRSGLVDIVEASISGSIIANLLLALGLGALLGGIRVPELTFESGTARMNSSSLLLAVTVLLTPTLIVATSPNLEAGSIQGFSVVTSVLLLGFYAMSILFSIKRSQATSELMAAEANGTVHGATAIHGEEVHHNINIPLQVGILLVATVGMVFVSEILVASLETATKDLGLSELFSGVILIPLFAGVVEYIACVTFAWKNKMDLAFNVAIGSTVQITMFVAPLLVLASSFFPKQMDLQFNIFEVLTVAMTILITNSIVHDGQMNWLEGLLLLVTYAVLGTAFYFHG, from the coding sequence ATGTCGTTAAAAACCAAGATTTTCCTGGGTTTACTCCTATTTGTGCCGATTGCCTTTTGGGTGGAAACTTTGCCAGTGTCCCCGCTGGTGGTGTTTGCGATTTCCGGGTTGGCGATTGTGCCCTTGGCGGCCTGGATTGCCAACAGTACGGAGGAAATTGCGGTGGTGACAGGGCCGACCATTGGGGGCTTGCTGAATGCCACTTTTGGCAATGCAACGGAATTGATTATTGCGATTGTGGCTTTGCGTTCGGGTTTGGTGGATATTGTCGAAGCCAGTATTAGCGGTTCGATTATTGCTAATTTGCTGCTGGCCTTGGGGTTGGGGGCATTGCTGGGGGGGATACGGGTGCCAGAATTGACTTTTGAATCCGGTACCGCCCGGATGAATTCTTCCTCTTTGTTGTTGGCGGTGACGGTGTTGTTGACCCCCACCTTAATTGTGGCAACTTCCCCCAATTTGGAAGCCGGTTCGATCCAGGGGTTTTCGGTGGTGACTTCGGTTTTATTGTTGGGTTTTTATGCCATGAGTATCTTGTTCTCTATTAAACGTTCCCAGGCCACATCGGAATTGATGGCCGCTGAAGCCAATGGTACGGTGCATGGGGCAACGGCCATTCATGGGGAGGAGGTGCATCATAATATTAACATCCCTTTGCAGGTGGGGATTTTGTTGGTGGCGACGGTGGGGATGGTATTTGTGTCGGAAATTTTGGTGGCCAGTTTGGAAACAGCCACTAAGGATTTGGGGTTAAGTGAATTGTTTAGCGGTGTGATTTTAATCCCCCTGTTCGCCGGGGTGGTGGAATACATTGCCTGTGTGACGTTTGCTTGGAAAAACAAGATGGATTTGGCCTTTAATGTGGCGATTGGTTCCACGGTGCAAATCACCATGTTTGTCGCTCCCCTGCTGGTGCTGGCCAGTTCTTTTTTCCCGAAACAAATGGATTTGCAATTTAATATATTTGAAGTATTAACTGTAGCGATGACAATTCTGATTACCAATTCCATTGTGCATGATGGTCAGATGAATTGGTTGGAAGGGCTTTTGTTGTTGGTTACCTATGCGGTTTTAGGTACGGCTTTTTACTTTCATGGTTAG
- a CDS encoding MinD/ParA family ATP-binding protein: protein MSQIISVHSFRGGTGKSNLTANLSVTIAKAGKRVGIVDTDIQSPGIHAIFGLDEDDMRLSLNDYLWGRCRIEEAAVDVTRVLPADTGQIFLIPSSLRAGEIARVLREGFDMNLLSEGFDELVETLKLDYLFIDTHPGLNEETLLSIAISDCLLLLLRPDRQDYQGTAVTVEVARKLDIPQLLLLVNKMPRAFEPEVIRQQVEQSYQATVAGIFFENEEMLQLASSDVFCLRYPDHPFTQEVQKVVSQIGLAM from the coding sequence ATGTCCCAAATCATCTCTGTCCATTCCTTCCGGGGCGGTACCGGTAAATCCAATCTCACCGCCAACCTTTCCGTCACCATTGCCAAGGCCGGTAAGCGGGTGGGCATCGTGGATACGGATATTCAATCCCCCGGCATCCATGCCATTTTTGGCCTGGACGAAGACGATATGCGCCTGTCTTTGAATGATTACCTGTGGGGTCGCTGTCGGATCGAGGAAGCCGCCGTGGATGTAACCCGTGTCCTGCCTGCCGATACCGGCCAAATTTTTTTGATTCCCTCCAGTTTGCGCGCCGGAGAAATCGCCCGCGTCCTGAGGGAAGGCTTTGATATGAACCTGCTGAGCGAAGGGTTTGATGAACTCGTGGAAACCCTGAAACTAGATTACTTATTCATTGACACCCACCCCGGCTTGAATGAGGAGACATTGCTCTCCATTGCCATTTCCGATTGCCTGCTGTTGCTCCTGCGCCCCGACCGTCAGGATTATCAGGGCACCGCCGTCACCGTTGAAGTCGCCCGCAAACTCGACATTCCCCAACTGCTGTTGTTGGTCAATAAAATGCCCAGAGCCTTTGAACCGGAGGTCATCCGGCAACAGGTAGAGCAAAGTTATCAGGCGACCGTCGCCGGAATTTTCTTTGAAAATGAGGAAATGTTGCAACTCGCCAGTAGCGATGTCTTCTGTCTGCGCTACCCCGACCACCCCTTCACCCAGGAAGTCCAAAAGGTCGTCAGCCAAATTGGTTTGGCAATGTAA
- the rpoD gene encoding RNA polymerase sigma factor RpoD yields the protein MTQVRNVLPTLADPSLDDLGDAPGDDLSDLELLDELDDSDEESVTPARSGGKRVGAKKNPYTEDSIRLYLQEIGRIRLLRADEEIELARQIASLLEFERQREDWIHQHGYLPSEADWAAVVGLPLGDFQRQLRQGYRAKEKMVQSNLRLVVSIAKKYMNRGLSFQDLIQEGSLGLIRAAEKFDHEKGYKFSTYATWWIRQAITRAIADQSRTIRLPVHLYETISRIKKTTKILSQEMGRKPTEEEIATRMEITIEKLRFIAKSAQLPISLETPIGKEEDSRLGDFIEADGETPEDQVAKHLLREDLENVLNTLSARERDVLRLRYGLDDGRMKTLEEIGQTFNVTRERIRQIEAKALRKLRHPNRNSILKEYIR from the coding sequence ATGACCCAGGTGCGTAATGTCCTCCCAACCCTTGCTGACCCGTCTCTCGATGACTTAGGCGATGCCCCTGGGGATGACCTGAGCGACCTGGAACTCCTAGACGAGTTGGATGACTCGGACGAGGAGAGTGTGACCCCCGCCCGCTCCGGGGGGAAACGGGTGGGGGCGAAGAAAAATCCCTACACGGAAGACTCGATTCGCCTGTATCTGCAAGAAATTGGCCGGATTCGTCTGTTGCGGGCGGATGAGGAGATCGAACTGGCGCGGCAAATTGCCAGTCTGCTTGAATTTGAACGGCAACGGGAGGACTGGATTCACCAGCATGGCTATCTCCCCAGCGAGGCGGATTGGGCGGCGGTGGTGGGTTTGCCCTTGGGGGATTTTCAGCGGCAGTTGCGCCAGGGCTATCGGGCGAAGGAAAAGATGGTGCAGTCCAATCTACGGTTGGTGGTTTCGATTGCCAAAAAGTATATGAACCGGGGGCTATCCTTCCAGGATTTGATCCAGGAGGGCAGTTTGGGTTTGATCCGCGCCGCCGAAAAATTTGACCACGAAAAGGGTTACAAATTTTCCACCTATGCGACCTGGTGGATTCGCCAGGCCATCACCAGAGCGATTGCCGACCAGTCCCGCACCATCCGTCTGCCGGTGCATCTCTACGAGACGATTTCTCGCATCAAAAAAACCACCAAAATTCTTTCCCAGGAAATGGGTCGCAAACCCACGGAAGAAGAAATTGCCACCCGCATGGAAATTACCATTGAAAAACTCCGGTTTATTGCCAAATCTGCCCAACTCCCTATTTCGTTAGAAACCCCCATCGGTAAGGAAGAGGATTCCCGGTTGGGGGATTTTATTGAAGCGGATGGGGAAACCCCCGAAGACCAAGTGGCCAAGCATCTCCTGCGGGAGGATTTAGAAAATGTTTTGAATACTTTGAGTGCCCGGGAGCGGGATGTATTGCGTTTGCGCTATGGCTTAGACGATGGCCGCATGAAAACGTTAGAAGAAATCGGCCAAACGTTCAATGTCACTCGCGAACGCATCCGGCAAATTGAGGCCAAAGCCCTCCGGAAACTGCGCCACCCCAACCGCAATAGCATTCTCAAAGAGTACATCCGCTAG
- a CDS encoding N-6 DNA methylase, whose translation MKEQGLLFSEDSLLPEKLPQIQELQPSSNLSAVFDECHNYIYANEGMLKDKIFHEMVKLLIIKLHDEKSAKQFVDFGVTTSEYKAIVANKPDEFILRLSKLFTSIKNHYRGFFTDDALKLKPLTLAYIVGKLQYISLSKTSGDIKGEAFQTFVNRHQRGDRGEFFTPHPIVRLAVEMIDPKLNDKIIDPACGSGGFLIQAINHARQNNPKLDTASFVQKSITGIEFNPDVALSAMIRLVFEGGTGSEIICTNALIEDEKLNDSFDIVLTNPPFGNKGKVEDQKILESYLLARKWNKSASNGGEVSRTVLAGQSPDILFIEKSIKLLRAGGRMAIILPDGLLQNISNRHIRYWLRSQAKILGVISIPQEAFVPYGTGIKTSLLVVQKLPANNDSCFMAQIKKMGYDVKGQPIYKRNDSGIIARTKSGLPIVDDDIDDISKSFRLFVNGEFEQSNDCVYTVNNDLLNSRLDAEHYLPNDQKLLAHLKSIGARPLGEIADILSDSDNFRLASDSEIKYIAISDVDYRTMQVVAQQVIKAHEAPSRATYRVHSGDIITAVSGASTGSPRQATALITEDEDGAICSNGFSVLRNIHGVEPLFLLAYMRTDHFLRQVKRYMTGHAIPTISVDDLSQVLVPIPPQTEQQRIAQNIAEIQAMSKVALKAVEKIVNEMSLLLGEVA comes from the coding sequence ATGAAAGAGCAAGGATTGTTATTTTCCGAAGACAGTCTGTTACCTGAAAAACTCCCCCAAATTCAGGAATTACAACCTTCTAGCAATCTTTCAGCAGTTTTTGATGAGTGTCATAATTATATTTATGCCAATGAAGGAATGCTCAAAGACAAGATTTTTCATGAGATGGTTAAGTTGCTTATCATAAAACTTCATGACGAAAAATCTGCCAAGCAATTTGTAGATTTTGGCGTTACAACAAGTGAATATAAAGCCATTGTGGCAAATAAGCCCGATGAATTTATTTTGCGTCTCAGTAAATTATTTACTTCAATCAAGAATCACTATCGGGGATTTTTCACGGATGACGCATTAAAGTTAAAACCTTTGACTCTCGCTTATATTGTAGGAAAATTACAATATATTAGTTTAAGTAAAACATCTGGCGATATAAAAGGTGAAGCATTTCAAACTTTTGTAAATAGACATCAACGGGGAGACAGAGGAGAATTTTTTACACCCCACCCGATTGTTCGTCTTGCAGTTGAAATGATAGACCCCAAACTAAATGATAAAATTATAGACCCTGCTTGTGGAAGTGGGGGCTTCTTAATTCAAGCAATAAATCATGCCCGACAAAATAATCCAAAATTAGACACGGCCAGTTTTGTGCAAAAAAGCATTACAGGCATTGAGTTTAATCCAGATGTAGCTCTTTCTGCAATGATACGTTTAGTTTTTGAAGGCGGCACAGGTTCAGAAATTATATGCACCAATGCGCTTATAGAAGATGAAAAATTAAATGATTCTTTTGATATTGTTTTAACAAATCCACCTTTTGGAAATAAAGGAAAGGTCGAAGACCAGAAGATTCTTGAGTCATACCTTCTTGCAAGAAAATGGAATAAATCAGCATCAAATGGAGGGGAAGTTTCCAGAACTGTTTTAGCCGGTCAATCACCTGATATTCTATTTATTGAGAAATCCATAAAATTATTGCGGGCAGGCGGACGAATGGCAATCATCTTGCCAGATGGTCTATTACAAAATATCTCTAATCGGCATATTCGTTATTGGTTGCGTTCTCAGGCAAAAATATTAGGTGTTATTTCCATACCACAAGAAGCTTTTGTTCCGTACGGCACAGGAATTAAAACTTCACTTCTAGTAGTTCAAAAATTGCCCGCAAATAACGATTCCTGTTTTATGGCACAAATCAAAAAGATGGGATATGATGTTAAAGGACAACCGATATATAAACGCAATGATTCTGGAATTATCGCCCGAACAAAATCAGGTCTTCCAATAGTTGATGATGACATAGACGATATTTCTAAATCTTTTAGATTATTTGTCAATGGCGAATTTGAACAAAGTAATGATTGTGTTTATACAGTCAATAATGATTTGCTCAATTCAAGACTAGATGCTGAGCATTATTTGCCGAATGACCAAAAACTGTTGGCACATCTAAAATCTATTGGCGCAAGACCCTTAGGAGAAATTGCTGATATTTTGAGTGATTCAGATAATTTTCGTTTGGCAAGTGATAGTGAAATTAAATATATTGCTATTTCAGATGTTGATTATCGTACAATGCAAGTTGTTGCTCAACAAGTTATTAAAGCGCATGAGGCTCCATCACGCGCAACTTACAGAGTACACAGCGGCGATATTATTACAGCGGTTTCAGGAGCAAGCACAGGAAGCCCTCGGCAAGCAACTGCCCTTATTACAGAAGATGAAGACGGAGCGATTTGTTCAAATGGATTTTCAGTATTACGAAATATTCACGGAGTTGAGCCTTTATTTTTACTAGCGTATATGCGAACAGACCATTTCCTACGTCAGGTTAAAAGGTATATGACAGGTCATGCTATTCCTACTATTTCAGTGGATGATTTGTCACAAGTTTTAGTGCCTATTCCACCACAAACCGAACAGCAAAGAATAGCGCAAAACATTGCTGAAATTCAAGCAATGAGCAAAGTAGCGCTGAAAGCAGTCGAAAAAATTGTCAATGAGATGAGTCTTTTATTAGGCGAGGTTGCGTAG